One Ictalurus furcatus strain D&B chromosome 21, Billie_1.0, whole genome shotgun sequence genomic region harbors:
- the cdk18 gene encoding cyclin-dependent kinase 18 isoform X1, with the protein MNKMKNFKRRFSLSVPRTETIEENEFTEQINQLNIQCNEDLVPNSLGLHALHPSPSPLASDHQAPSPTQLHYHSKVQHRRFSMEDVSKRMSLPMDIRLPPEFLKKLQMESSESCKPHSRMSRRASLSDIGFGKLETYVKLGKLGEGTYATVFKGRSKLTENLVALKEIRLEHEEGAPCTAIREVSLLKNLKHANIVTLHDIIHTDRCLTLVFEYLDSDLKQYLDNCGNLMSMHNVKIFMFQLLRGLSYCHKRKILHRDLKPQNLLINEKGELKLADFGLARAKSVPTKTYSNEVVTLWYRPPDVLLGSTEYSTPIDMWGVGCILYELATGRPMFPGSTVKEELHLVFRLMGTPTEETWPGITANEEFKSYLFPLYRAQALINHVPRLDTEGIDLLSALLLYDTKKRISAEASLRHAYFLGLGESIHSLPDTSSVFLIKEVQLQKDPGHRSSVFHPGRGKNRRQSIF; encoded by the exons ATCTGGTGCCAAACAGCCTGGGTCTGCACGCTCTACACCCGTCGCCCAGTCCACTGGCCTCCGACCATCAGGCTCCATCTCCCACCCAGCTGCACTACCACAGCAAAGTCCAGCACCGTCGCTTCTCTATGGAG gaCGTGAGTAAGAGGATGTCTCTGCCCATGGACATTCGTTTGCCTCCGGAGTTTTTAAAGAAGTTGCAGATGGAGAGCTCAGAATCGTGCAAACCACACAGCCGCATGTCCAGACGAGCCTCActg TCTGACATCGGTTTCGGGAAACTGGAGACATACGTGAAACTGGGCAAACTGGGAGAG GGCACTTATGCTACGGTATTCAAGGGGCGCAGCAAGCTGACAGAAAACCTGGTGGCCCTGAAAGAGATACGGCTTGAGCATGAAGAAGGAGCCCCTTGCACCGCTATCAGGGAAG TTTCACTGCTGAAAAATCTGAAACACGCCAACATCGTGACTCTGCATGACATCATCCACACCGACCGCTGCCTCACTCTGGTCTTCGAATATTTG GACAGCGATTTGAAGCAGTACCTAGACAACTGTGGAAACCTCATGAGCATGCACAACGTGAAG ATATTTATGTTCCAGCTTCTGCGTGGTTTATCTTATTGTCATAAGAGAAAGATTCTACACAGGGACCTCAAGCCACAGAATCTGCTCATCAACGAGAAGGGAGAACTGAAGCTAGCTGACTTTG GTCTGGCAAGAGCAAAATCCGTGCCAACGAAAACCTACTCCAATGAAGTGGTGACTTTGTGGTACCGGCCTCCAGATGTTCTACTGGGTTCCACAGAGTACTCGACTCCCATAGACATGTG GGGCGTAGGGTGTATTTTGTACGAATTGGCAACGGGACGGCCCATGTTCCCAGGCTCGACCGTCAAAGAGGAGCTGCACCTGGTTTTCCGTCTCATGG gaACCCCGACTGAAGAGACCTGGCCTGGGATTACTGCGAATGAGGAGTTCAAGTCGTACCTTTTCCCCCTGTACAGAGCCCAGGCTCTAATAAACCATGTTCCCAG acTGGACACCGAGGGCATCGATCTTCTCTCGGCTCTTCTACTG TATGACACCAAAAAAAGGATCTCGGCCGAGGCGTCTCTGAGACACGCGTACTTCCTCGGTCTGGGAGAGAGCATTCACTCCTTACCAGACA CGTCTTCAGTGTTCTTGATAAAGGAGGTGCAGCTTCAGAAGGACCCCGGCCACCGGAGCTCAGTCTTTCATCCAG GTCGGGGAAAGAACCGCAGACAGAGTATATTCTAA
- the cdk18 gene encoding cyclin-dependent kinase 18 isoform X2: MRDVSKRMSLPMDIRLPPEFLKKLQMESSESCKPHSRMSRRASLSDIGFGKLETYVKLGKLGEGTYATVFKGRSKLTENLVALKEIRLEHEEGAPCTAIREVSLLKNLKHANIVTLHDIIHTDRCLTLVFEYLDSDLKQYLDNCGNLMSMHNVKIFMFQLLRGLSYCHKRKILHRDLKPQNLLINEKGELKLADFGLARAKSVPTKTYSNEVVTLWYRPPDVLLGSTEYSTPIDMWGVGCILYELATGRPMFPGSTVKEELHLVFRLMGTPTEETWPGITANEEFKSYLFPLYRAQALINHVPRLDTEGIDLLSALLLYDTKKRISAEASLRHAYFLGLGESIHSLPDTSSVFLIKEVQLQKDPGHRSSVFHPGRGKNRRQSIF; this comes from the exons gaCGTGAGTAAGAGGATGTCTCTGCCCATGGACATTCGTTTGCCTCCGGAGTTTTTAAAGAAGTTGCAGATGGAGAGCTCAGAATCGTGCAAACCACACAGCCGCATGTCCAGACGAGCCTCActg TCTGACATCGGTTTCGGGAAACTGGAGACATACGTGAAACTGGGCAAACTGGGAGAG GGCACTTATGCTACGGTATTCAAGGGGCGCAGCAAGCTGACAGAAAACCTGGTGGCCCTGAAAGAGATACGGCTTGAGCATGAAGAAGGAGCCCCTTGCACCGCTATCAGGGAAG TTTCACTGCTGAAAAATCTGAAACACGCCAACATCGTGACTCTGCATGACATCATCCACACCGACCGCTGCCTCACTCTGGTCTTCGAATATTTG GACAGCGATTTGAAGCAGTACCTAGACAACTGTGGAAACCTCATGAGCATGCACAACGTGAAG ATATTTATGTTCCAGCTTCTGCGTGGTTTATCTTATTGTCATAAGAGAAAGATTCTACACAGGGACCTCAAGCCACAGAATCTGCTCATCAACGAGAAGGGAGAACTGAAGCTAGCTGACTTTG GTCTGGCAAGAGCAAAATCCGTGCCAACGAAAACCTACTCCAATGAAGTGGTGACTTTGTGGTACCGGCCTCCAGATGTTCTACTGGGTTCCACAGAGTACTCGACTCCCATAGACATGTG GGGCGTAGGGTGTATTTTGTACGAATTGGCAACGGGACGGCCCATGTTCCCAGGCTCGACCGTCAAAGAGGAGCTGCACCTGGTTTTCCGTCTCATGG gaACCCCGACTGAAGAGACCTGGCCTGGGATTACTGCGAATGAGGAGTTCAAGTCGTACCTTTTCCCCCTGTACAGAGCCCAGGCTCTAATAAACCATGTTCCCAG acTGGACACCGAGGGCATCGATCTTCTCTCGGCTCTTCTACTG TATGACACCAAAAAAAGGATCTCGGCCGAGGCGTCTCTGAGACACGCGTACTTCCTCGGTCTGGGAGAGAGCATTCACTCCTTACCAGACA CGTCTTCAGTGTTCTTGATAAAGGAGGTGCAGCTTCAGAAGGACCCCGGCCACCGGAGCTCAGTCTTTCATCCAG GTCGGGGAAAGAACCGCAGACAGAGTATATTCTAA
- the cdk18 gene encoding cyclin-dependent kinase 18 isoform X3 — translation MSLPMDIRLPPEFLKKLQMESSESCKPHSRMSRRASLSDIGFGKLETYVKLGKLGEGTYATVFKGRSKLTENLVALKEIRLEHEEGAPCTAIREVSLLKNLKHANIVTLHDIIHTDRCLTLVFEYLDSDLKQYLDNCGNLMSMHNVKIFMFQLLRGLSYCHKRKILHRDLKPQNLLINEKGELKLADFGLARAKSVPTKTYSNEVVTLWYRPPDVLLGSTEYSTPIDMWGVGCILYELATGRPMFPGSTVKEELHLVFRLMGTPTEETWPGITANEEFKSYLFPLYRAQALINHVPRLDTEGIDLLSALLLYDTKKRISAEASLRHAYFLGLGESIHSLPDTSSVFLIKEVQLQKDPGHRSSVFHPGRGKNRRQSIF, via the exons ATGTCTCTGCCCATGGACATTCGTTTGCCTCCGGAGTTTTTAAAGAAGTTGCAGATGGAGAGCTCAGAATCGTGCAAACCACACAGCCGCATGTCCAGACGAGCCTCActg TCTGACATCGGTTTCGGGAAACTGGAGACATACGTGAAACTGGGCAAACTGGGAGAG GGCACTTATGCTACGGTATTCAAGGGGCGCAGCAAGCTGACAGAAAACCTGGTGGCCCTGAAAGAGATACGGCTTGAGCATGAAGAAGGAGCCCCTTGCACCGCTATCAGGGAAG TTTCACTGCTGAAAAATCTGAAACACGCCAACATCGTGACTCTGCATGACATCATCCACACCGACCGCTGCCTCACTCTGGTCTTCGAATATTTG GACAGCGATTTGAAGCAGTACCTAGACAACTGTGGAAACCTCATGAGCATGCACAACGTGAAG ATATTTATGTTCCAGCTTCTGCGTGGTTTATCTTATTGTCATAAGAGAAAGATTCTACACAGGGACCTCAAGCCACAGAATCTGCTCATCAACGAGAAGGGAGAACTGAAGCTAGCTGACTTTG GTCTGGCAAGAGCAAAATCCGTGCCAACGAAAACCTACTCCAATGAAGTGGTGACTTTGTGGTACCGGCCTCCAGATGTTCTACTGGGTTCCACAGAGTACTCGACTCCCATAGACATGTG GGGCGTAGGGTGTATTTTGTACGAATTGGCAACGGGACGGCCCATGTTCCCAGGCTCGACCGTCAAAGAGGAGCTGCACCTGGTTTTCCGTCTCATGG gaACCCCGACTGAAGAGACCTGGCCTGGGATTACTGCGAATGAGGAGTTCAAGTCGTACCTTTTCCCCCTGTACAGAGCCCAGGCTCTAATAAACCATGTTCCCAG acTGGACACCGAGGGCATCGATCTTCTCTCGGCTCTTCTACTG TATGACACCAAAAAAAGGATCTCGGCCGAGGCGTCTCTGAGACACGCGTACTTCCTCGGTCTGGGAGAGAGCATTCACTCCTTACCAGACA CGTCTTCAGTGTTCTTGATAAAGGAGGTGCAGCTTCAGAAGGACCCCGGCCACCGGAGCTCAGTCTTTCATCCAG GTCGGGGAAAGAACCGCAGACAGAGTATATTCTAA